The Glaciimonas sp. PCH181 nucleotide sequence AAAAACCATCGGTATAGACCAAACCTTGCGCATCCTTCAAGCCCAGCGCATGCACGTCGGACAAAAATACGAGCAATGCAGCCAGACGTTGGTCCTTGGTGCCTACACCAAAAGAACGCGCCTGTTTAATCGAATTGACAGTGTCCTGACCGCCATTCGCCAAACCGATTACTTGCGCTTTGGAGCTTTGGGCTTGCAATAAAAATGACGACAAATCGCTGGCGTTCAGCGGATGACGGATTGAGCCGACCACAGTGCCGCCAGAACGTTTGACGACATCGCTGGCATCTTTTTCCAATGATTGTCCGAAGGCATAATCGACGGTGACGAAATACCAGGATTTCTGGCCCATTTTGGTCAGCGCGGCAGCGGCCCCGGCAGCTTGCGAGTAGGTATCAAACATCCAGTGAAAACCGTTCGGCGAACATTCGGCGTTGGTCAACACCGTCGTAGCAGGGCCGCTATATAACGCAATCCCGCCCTTTTCGCGCGTTAATCGCTGCACGGCAAGTGCGACGGATGAATTAGTCAGATCGGCGATGGCGTCGACCTTGTCGCGGTCTATCCATTCACGTGCTTTAGAGGCACCGATATCGGCCTTATTCTGATGATCGGCACTCAATAATTCGATTTTCATGCCCTTGCATTCGGCCTTCATGCAATCTTCGATCGCCATCTTGGCAGCGACCACCGATCCGGGGCCGCCCATGCCCGAATACGGCCCCGACATATCGGTCAATATACCGACTTTAAAGACATCCGGCGCTTGCGCGTGAACCATACCGGCACTGGCTAATAAGGCCAATGCAAAGCAACGTGCAAGACTTTTGAAACGCCTGTTTGGCGAATTGACCATCGTTGTCTCCTGATTTTTATTAATATAGTGTGGCACTATTCTGCATGTGCATTATTATTGGGACAATAGACAATAATCCACAATAGCTTTGCGTTTGTGCACAACGCGATACCAAGGGACAACACTACAATGCCGATGATGGATTGGGACAACCTACGCATATTTCTTGAGCTGACACGCAGTCAGGGCTTGGTCGATGCCGCAAAAAAATTGGGGATAGATCATTCGACCGTTTCACGTCGGATGCGACGCTTTGAAGAGCAAGTTGGCAGTCAGTTGTTCGAACGCAATAATCAGGGCTATAGCCTGACAGCCGAGGGGCATCGTCTAATTGAATACGCCGAACGCGTAGAAAGCACGGTCTACGCTGCTGCAGAAGAATTGAGTGGCCACAATAGATTGTTATCGGGACAAGTCCGATTGGGCGCGACTGAAGGTTTTGGGACGTTTGTGCTGGCACCGCATTTGGCACACTTTTGCGCCCGTCATCCACATATCAGTGTCGATTTGCTGCCGGTGCCTCGTTTTGTCAATTTATCAAAACGAGAAGCCGATATCAGCGTTTCTATCGAACGCCCGCAAAGCGGCAATTACGTGATGACCAAACTCACCGATTACCGGCTCAAGCTCTACGCCACGCCCGCCTATCTGGAGGCGCATACTGCGATACGCACCGTCGAGGATCTCGCTAGCCATCCTTTTATCGGCTACATCGATGATCTGCTCTTCACCGAAGAATTACGCTATAAAGAAAATGTCGCACCGTCGGCATTTCGGGCTTTTCGCAGTACCAGCGTCATCGCGCAATATACGGCGGCCTGCCAGGGTCAGGGGCTGGCTATTCTGCCCTGCTTTCTGGCGCAGCAAAGTGCCGATCTGGTGCCGGTATTGGATGGACAATGCAATATTCAGCGCAGTTTCTGGCTAATATCTGCCGCAGAAACCCGCAACGTGGCGCGAGTGGCTGCGCTCTGGCGCTATCTACGCGACGTAATAGAGCCGAATCGCGCCTTCTTGATGGGCGAATCACGTGACATGGTGTGGCTGCCTTAATCCAAACCGCAGCCATATCGCGCCATGGATCTGTCGATTCAGGACCTGCATACGTTATAATCGCGACTTCCCGGTAATGCCCAATTGCAGCCATCGCTGCCGCAGCCACGCGCATTTTCCCGTTTTTTTGAATACTATCAAGGCAAGCGGCCGCTGTCGCTTGAACCACGCATCATGCAAGAACCCATTTCCGAGCAGCCGATCCCCGCCGTTATCGATCAGCCTGACGAGCAGCTCAACGACTCCGTCGAGACTATTGCGAATAACGTTTCGCTAGAGCAAATCGCCAGCGAAGTCAGCCGTCGCCGTACTTTCGGGATTATTTCCCATCCTGATGCTGGTAAAACCACCCTCACTGAAAAACTGCTGCTGTTCTCAGGCGCGATTCAGTTAGCCGGGACCGTCAAGGGTCGCAAAAGTGGCCGCCACGCAACGTCGGACTGGATGGAAATCGAAAAGCAGCGCGGTATTTCTGTCGCCAGTTCGGTCATGCAGTTTGAGTACCGCGATCACGTCGTCAACCTGCTCGATACCCCCGGCCATCAGGACTTCTCGGAAGATACTTATCGCGTGTTAACCGCTGTTGACTCGGCGTTAATGGTGATCGATGCGGCAAAAGGTGTCGAAACCCAAACTATCAAGCTGCTCAACGTTTGCCGCATGCGCAATACGCCGATCATCACGCTGATGAACAAAATGGATCGCGAAACCCGTGATCCGCTGGAACTGCTGGATGAGCTGGAAACAGTGTTAAAAATCCAGTGCGCGCCAGTAACATGGCCAATCGGCATGGGGAAATCGTTCCGCGGTGTATATCATTTACTGCGCGATGAAATTCTGCTGTTTGCACCCGGCAGCGAAAAAGCCGACCAGACATTTGAAGTTATCAAAGGCATCGACAATCCACGTCTGGATGAGATGTTCCCGCGTGAAATCGAACAATTGCGAATGGAAGTCGAGCTGGTACACGGCGCATCTCATCCTTTCGATAAAGAAGCATTTTTGGCGGGTGTGCAAACCCCTGTATTTTTCGGTTCCGCGATTAACAACTTCGGTATCCGCGAAATTCTGAATGCGCTGATCGACTGGGCGCAACCGCCGGGCGCCCGCGATGCCACCATTCGCACCGTGGCACCGACTGAAAAACCGTTTTCCGGCTTCGTGTTCAAGATTCAGGCCAATATGGACCCGGCCCATCGTGACCGTATTGCGTTCCTGCGGGTCTGCTCTGGTCACTTTGAGCGCGGCATGAAAATCAAACATTTACGCCTGAATCGTGAAATCAAAGTATCCAACGTCGTAACGTTCATGGCGTCCAGCCGCGAGCAAGTCGAGGAAGCCTACGCCGGTGACATTATCGGCCTGCCTAACCACGGCAATATGCAAATCGGCGATAGTTTCTCAGAAGGCGAACTGCTGCAATTCACGGGAATTCCTTACTTTGCACCGGACTTTTTCCGCTCGGTGCGGATTCGTAACCCGCTCAAAATCAAGCAGCTTCACAAAGGCTTGCAACAGTTGGGCGAAGAAGGTGCGATTCAGGTATTTAAGCCAGTGTCGAGCAGCGATTTAGTACTCGGCGGTGTTGGCGTATTGCAATTTGAAGTCGTCGCCAGCCGCTTAATGAACGAATACGGCGTGGATGCAGTATTTGAAGGCACAAGTATCAGCAGCGCCCGCTGGATTAGCTGCGACGATAAAAAGATGCTGGCAGATTTTGAAAGATCATCCGCCGGTAATTACCTTGCGCATGATGCTGCTGGCAATCTGGCCTATCTCGCAAGCTCTGGCGTTAACCTTCGTTTGGCGCAAGAGCGCTGGCCGTTAGTCACGTTCCATGAAACCCGCGAACATGCGGTTAAATTGTCCTAAGCAAGGGATAAGCAAAGCACGTTTATAAACACAACGTGCAGACTAAAAAAAAACGGTCCATCGGACCGTTTTTTTATTTGTCTTACAAGATGCTGATAACGCATCCTGTAAGACTTTCACCTACTTGTGCTGACAAAACTACGATCAGCCTTTGTACTTTGCATGACCGTCAACAGCCGCCAGTTTGGCATCCTGAAGGTCCAGTTCCTGCTCTGGATCGACCTTGCCATCCAGTTGCGCATGCAAACGTGCTTCATCCAGATCGCCCGACCATTTAGCGACCACAATCGTGGCAACGCCATTACCAACTGTATTAGTCAGCGCCCGTGCTTCGGACATGAAACGGTCGATTCCCAGAATCAGCGCCAAACCAGCAACCGGTACGTGACCGACTGCGGACAACGTCGCCGCCAGCACGATAAAGCCGCTGCCGGTTACGCCTGCTGCACCTTTTGAGGTCAGCAACAACACTAGCAATAACGTAACTTGATGCCAGATCGTCAGTGGCGTATCAGTCGCTTGCGCAATAAATATTGCTGCCATCGTCAGATAAATCGACGTGCCATCGAGATTGAACGAGTAGCCTGTTGGAATGACCAAACCGACCACTGATTGTTTTGCGCCCAGATTTTCCATCTTGGCCATCAAACGCGGCAATACCGACTCTGATGAAGATGTCCCCAGTACGATCAGCAACTCTTCACGGATGTACTTAACAAACTTGAAGATACTGAAACCGTGCAGACGGGTAACGATGCCGAGTACCACGAAAACGAACAGCAAACAGGTTGCATAAAACAGACCCATCAGCTTGCCCAGCGACAACAACGAACCAATGCCGTATTTACCGATAGTGAATGCCATCGCGCCAAACGCGCCGATTGGTGCGACCTTCATGATCAAACCAACGATGCCGAACAAGACGTGTGAAAACTTTTCGATGAAATCAAACACCAGCGTGCCGCGTCCACCGAAGCGATGTAGCGCAAAACCAAATAGTATTGAAATCAACAGGACTTGCAGGATGTTGCCTTGGGCAAACGCATCCACAAAACTGTTAGGAATAATATGGAATAGGAAGTCAGTAGTAGATTCCATTTTGCCCGGCGCAGTATAGGCGGCGAGGCTTTTGGTATCCAACGCGGTGACATCGATGTGCATGCCAGCGCCCGGCTGGAAAATATTGATCATGATCAAACCAATAATCAACGCGACCGTACTCATGACTTCAAAGTACAACAACGCCAGTCCACCGGTCTTACCGACCTTCTTCATGTCTTCCATACCGGCAATACCAATTACCACGGTACAGAAAATAACCGGTGCGATGATCATCTTGATCAGCTTGATGAAACCATCCCCCAACGGTTTCATCGCAGCGCCGGTTTCCGGATAGAAGTGACCAAGCAAAACGCCAATAATGATGGCGGTGATCACCTGAGCATACAGCGATTTATACAGCGGCTTTTTTGCCATTTTATCTCTCCATTTACACGTATTGTGCTTAGAATTTTTGCGCTGCCGTGTCAACCCTGAACCTTCTCACCACTGGTTGTCGGTTCACTTTACGACAGCATTTCTTACCTAAGTTATTTTTCAAGACCTGCTGGACGCGCCACCAAATTTCGAAAAGTTTGCAACTTTAGCTGGAACAGACAATATCATTCAAGCTATTTCACTGGATATGTGGAAATCACGTAGGCGTTAGATAAAGACAAGAATAAACCCAGAAAAGCAGATTTGATGCGATTTACCGAGATAAAAAAATAGCGGCTATATAGCCGCTATTATCAAAATTGCCCTAGAAATTAATGCTAATTACGCATAATTACACATAAATAACGCCATTTCTGTTGTTGATGGTAGTGATTACAAAGGACTTGCCGGATATACCTTTACCAACACGATGCGCGGTCCATTCATCTTTTTAACCACAATATCAAAACCGTCGAACGCCACCTTTTGGCCCTCCTGCGGCAAATTGCCCAGCTTGGCCATAATCAGGCCGCCGACAGAATCGACATCTTCAAGTTCTTCAATATCGCCACCCAAAATGCGCTCAAGCGAAAAAATCGGCAGGCTGCCCTTGCCCAACAATGTGCCATCTTCAAGACGGGTCCAATCGTTATCATTGAGACGAAATTCGTCGCGAATTTCACCGACCAACGCACCCAATAGGTTGTCGAGCGTAATAAAACCGCGTGGAACCAAACCCTTTTTACCAATAATTGCAAAGTGCGGCGCACCGCTGCGTACCAGACGAAATAACGCCAACGCAGACATGCGTGAGGAAATATATTGCACCGGGCGCAGGTAATCTTTCAGACTATCGATCGCTTTGCCTTCTTGCTGAGCAAAGAATAAATCCTTCATATGCACAACACCCAGCACCGTGACGCCATCGATATCAAAATAAGGATAACGACTGAAACGGTTGCGATAGATAATTTGCAGGTTTTCTTCCAAGCTTAAGTTAGCATGCAACGCAGCAACTTCATTGATAGGCCGCATTAAATCGGACACTTCCAGTTCGCTGAAATCCAAAGTTTGCGCCAGTACATTCCATTCATCCGGGGTAAATTTATCGCCCGAGCGGCTACTGCGTAAAATCAGTTTCAATTCATCCGCAGTGTATTGGGTATCGTGGCCCTGCCCGTGACCCAGACCGACAATTCTGAGCAACCAGTTAGCGCTTGCATTCAACAGCCAGATTGCCGGATACATCATCCAGTAAAAGCCATACAGCGGCAATGCGCTCCACATACCGATAACTTCGGGGTTGCGAATCGCCATCGTCTTGGGGGCGAGTTCACCCACAACGATGTGCAAAAAGGAGATGACGAAAAAAGCGAAGAAAAAAGAGATGCCGTGGATCAGCTCGACCGAAGTAATCCCAATCCAGCCGAATACGGGTTCCAATAGTCCGGCAAAAGCGGGTTCGCCGATCCAACCCAGACCAAGTGAAGCTAATGTAATACCCAGCTGACAGGCCGATAAATAGGCGTCTAGCTGGCGATGCACAACGGCAAGAATCCGTCCGCGAGTGCCATGGGTTTTGACAATCGCGCGAATCCGCGTTTGACGTAATTTAACTAAACTGAATTCGGCGGCAACAAAAAAGCCATTGAGCGCAACCAAAAATAGCGCAGCAATGACCAGTAACAGGTTATTCAATGCATCTCTTCCCTAATATATCGGATCATTAGTATAGGCGAACGGGGTAATAAAGGGCCGCCTAAATACTTAACTGTCAGCGTAGCCTACTTGCGGGAGGCATGATAAGGGGGAGGAATATCGTCTGCCCAGTCCTGTTTGCAACGTTTTGGGCTTTTCAAATAATGCTTATTTAGCATTATCGGCGGTTTGAGACCGCTTGAGGATGCGTGCGAAGAGAGTAAATAGTGGTCGTAACTAACACCCTATTTACCCTCCCCCGCATTATTTAAAACAATACCGCTAACCGCTAGACCACACGCGGATAACGCAGGTCAATTACAACATCGTCGCCAGAGCACATTCCCGATAATGCTCGGAAGCCTGCTCAGTATGTTCCAATCCTTCATGCAACTGCGCCAATTTTAAGTGCGCCTCGCGGATGGTGCGCGCCTCGGTCGCATCTAGCAACGCCTGCTGCAAATGACGCTGTGCCTTGCCCCACAACTTCTGCTTCAGGCAAAAGGCGCCAAGGGTTAGCGCTAACTCCGCTTCTTGCGGTTCCTTGGCTAACCAAGCTTCGCAGCGCTCGATCTGAGTGCGCAAGGCCGGCGTGCCTTCATCGGCGGCAGAGTCACGATAAACCCGCATCAGGCGCACATCCCATTCGACAGCAAGAGACTTCTCGACCATGTTGCGCGCTTCATCCTGCAAGTCATGCCGATTAAATGCGCGTGCAGCGCGAATAACGATAGAGGGCTTAACCCGTTCGTCCGCCGGAACCGACTGCCACAGCCGCTGAAGTGATTCTGCGTCGTGCGATGCATCGGATAACAAAGCATCATAAGCCATCTCGCGCAGCCGGTTGGACAGAACCGCATTTAATGCGCCGTGCTTATCCAATGTTTTAATCAAGCGCAGCACTTCAGGCCAATTCTTGGCTTGCTGATTGGCTTTGAGGGCCAGACGTAACGCTTGAATATGACGGATGCCGCTGGCGTTCAATGCGCTGACCGCCGCGAGAGCCGCTTGCGGTTTATGTTCGTCGACCAGCAAATCCAACGCCGTCATCAGACGCGCCGTTTTCATCGCTTCCTTGTCTTCAATGCTCGAAAGCCAGATATCACGGCGATCAGACTGCCCCATCCGATGCGCGGCACGGGCGGCAATCAATGCGGCTACGCCGAGGTTTTCATTTAACTCAGCCGCGCGCGTGGCGGCCTTTTCGGCTTGCCCAAAACGTCCTTCAAACAACGATTTAAGCGAATCACGCAGGGCTTTATTAGATTTTTCTTCGCGTTTTTGACGACGATAAGAAATCACTTTCCCCGGCAATTTCTGGGTAGTCCGAATCGCCCTGATCAAGATATATAAAGCAATGAAAAATATGCCGGTCAACAGAATGAAGAAATTCAGTGACAGATCGATCCGATACGGTGGGTAAAACAACACCACATTGCCCGCGTTATAGCGTGCGAGAACTGCCAGACCGATGGCGGTAGCAAACAGGGCAATAAGCCAAAGAAAAAATCGCATAAGCCTATCGCTTGTTTTTGTAGGTACGGATCGCAGCCAGACTGTCTAGCGCTGGCATATTGATCGACAGATTATTCCCTTGCACTTGCTTTAACAACGCCTGTGCGGTCTGCGTCTGCTTGGCACGCGTATCAAAATATTTGACGATAGTCTCTTGCGCCGCGATCAGATCGCTGCGAAATGCCGATTCATTATGCGACAGCAAACCCAGGCGCGCATTCAGCAAGCGCAGTTTCAAATTCTCACGCGCATAGTAAGCCTGCGTCGGTGACAACAATAATGCGTCAGGTGTATTAACCGTCCGTACCCGTATCAACTGGCTGATTTCAGTCCACATTTCAGCGGTCCAGCGGGTCCAGATATCTTTTACGAAACCGCCCCAGTCAGTGGTCGTACGGCCATTGACGCTGGTGGTGTGATCAGGATTGGAAACCATCGGAGGATTAGCCGACTTGCCAGCGCCAGCTTTAACTGTTTTCGTCGCCACCGGGGTAGCCGGCTTCACAACCGGCTGGCTAGGCAATGCCACCGCTACCGGCTGTGCATCAGACAACAATGGCATGCTATCAATTTGACTGATCAGGCTATCGAGACGCACGGCAATGCCGGTGGTATCCAGCGTCGGAAGCGCTTTAAGGCGATCAATATCGTGTGCAATCGCGCTGCGAATGACGACAAATTGCGGTTTATCGGATCGCGCCAGATTTTTATCCGCGTTTTCCAACGCAATCAACGCACCCGAGACATTGCCAGCCAATTGCAGTTGCTGACTTGCTGTCGACAAAACATCCTCAACTTCTGACAGAGCCCAGTCATCGCCATTTTTAGACAAATCCTGATACAACTGCGCCAACGCGAGTTGCTGACTTTGCGATTCGACTTGCTTATTTTCTAATACGGCGATCTTGGCTTGCAAATCTTTGGTGCCGTCCTGCACCGATTTCACGACAGCTTTAGTATCGTTATTAGTGCTGTCCCCGACTTGCAGGCGACGCGCCATTTCGGTGCGCAACTTAACGTTGTCGTTATGCGAACTCCACCATAGCGCCACCAGCAAGCCTGCAACGATCAATATCAGCACATACACTGTGCGTAACTGTTTGCCAGCGCTTTTGTCGCTATTTAGCGCATATGGCTGCAGCACGGGAGAGTGCGGCGGTGCCGAAGTGACTGTAGGACCAGCGGACTGGTGCGATTCTGGAGTGGATTGCGGTTCATTCATAGCGGGAATTGTAACGCGTCGAGTAGTCGTTCGTCCCCTGAGCCTGTCAGGGTTATTGCAGTAAACCCCAGCGCGCGTGCTGTATCGGCGATACGCGCATGCGGAACGAAGAGATTTTTCCGTTGTATTTTTGCAACACTATCAGCATTGCCCGGCATATTTTCTAACGCTTGCACCATCTGCATCAGGATCCTTAAAGCTTCTGAACTGGTGACTATCCAGTCATTTTCGTGCGTCAGTAAGTGCTGTAATTGACTAATAAGCGCCGTCGTCATCAATGGTGCACGGCGTTGATACGCGGATAACGATACCACTTCGACACCCGCTGCCCGCAGACTATCGGCCAGCAGTTCTCGCCCGCTTTCACCACGGACCAGTAACACGCGCTGACCACTAAGCTGCGGCAGGTCCAGCGCTTGCAACAAGCCTTCCGAATCAGTCTTGGTCGCATCGGGAGGACTAAAAATAGTCGCATTTTGTGCCGTCACGCCGTGTCGCCCCAAGGCTAAACGACTGCCCTCACCAACGATGCCAATTGCCACGCTTTGCGGCCATTGCAAAATGTATTGAAAGGCAGCATCAATCGCATTCGGGCTGACAAACACCACCAAGGCATAATCCTCTAACCGGGCCAGCGTTGCTTGCAAAATCTGTAATGCAGCCGACTCGGTTAGCTGAAAAATTTCCAGCAAGGGGAAAATAACCGGCTCTCCCCCTAGTGCAGAGATCTGTTGCGCCAGCGTCACCGCTTGCGCTTGCGGCCGGGTAATCACTATCGGTCGCAGCTTACTCATACTGATCTCCCTCCTAATTCAGTGTTGGATACAGTGTTGAATACATCGGCGATATTTTGAGATGAGCGTACCCTAGTTATTAAGCGTCTTTACAGGCTAAAAGAATAGCAGCCGCATCTTGTCGCTCCAGTGCTTCTGCGATCTTTTGGCCCAACGCTTCCGGCGCATTCGCCGCACCGCTAAGGTCAGCGGTAACAGTACGCAAACCATCCGGCGTACCGATCATTGCACGCAAGCGCATCGATGGGCCATCAATCGTCGCAAACGCCGCCAACGGAATTTGACAACTGCCACCAAATATTCGCGACAGCGTGCGCTCGGCAGTCACAGCCTGCTCAGTCGGTACGTGATTAAGCGGGGCCAGCACTTGTAACAAATCCTCGCGTCCGCCACAAATTTCAATCGCCATCGCGCCTTGGCCTGGCGCCGGTAAACTTTGCTCGGGTTCAATCAACGCCTTGATCCGCTCAGACAGACCAAGCCGCTTCAAACCAGCCGCTGCGAGAATAATCGCCGCATATTCGCCTTTATCTAGCTTGCCCAGCCGGGTATCCAGATTGCCACGCAATGGCTTGATCACTAGTTGCGGAAAACGCGCCGCAATCAACGCCTGCCGCCGCAAACTGCTAGTGCCGACAATCGCGCCCGCAGGCAGCGCAGCAAGTGAATCATAATCGTTAGAGACGAACGCATCACGCGGATCTTCACGCTCCAGGACTGCGGCCAGCACAAACCCTTCCGGCAACGCCATCGGCATATCTTTCAGCGAATGGACCGCCAGATCGGCACGACCTTCAGCCATCGCCACCTCCAACTCCTTCACGAACAGACCTTTGCCGCCCACTTTAGACAAGGTACGGTCAAGAATTTGATCCCCCCTTGTCGTCATACCAAGAATTTCTATGACGCACTGAGGATATAATTCGGCTAGTCTGTCGCGCACGTTTTCTGCTTGCCACATGGCTAATCGGCTTTCACGCGATGCAATTACTAACTTGGAGGGAGGGGACATTTTCAGCACAAGCTCTTTCAAATTTTATCTACGCGGCCCAAATCTTGCTAGGTCTGCGTAGTCAGCATGTTCGGTTCAGGCCAAATTCTAGCATGCGTCCCTGGTTATATTTGATTCAAAACACGGCTGATATGGGCATGTTCTTGATATATTGCCCATGACGTTGTTGATTTATTGGCTATTCAGGTTGATATTAAGTCGGTACTAAGTTGGTAGACGTTAGTAAGTAGGTTGTCATCCGGGTTGACAAAAGACCGTCAGCCAACCTTCATCTTTTACGCAGAAAAGCAGATCGCCACGTTTCTCATGTCAAAACCTCTCATCGCAAAACAAACACCTCCCGCACCCCGCATCAAGAATTCCCTCCCTAATAAAGACGCACCATTAAAAGAAGATATCCGCTTGCTGGGCCGTCTTTTGGGTGATGTCTTGCGCGATCAAGAAGGCGACGCCGTCTTTGAAGTCGTGGAAACCATCCGCCAGACCGCCGTCCGCTTTCGCCGCGAATCGGATCAGCAAGCCGGAGCTGAACTCGACAAGTTATTGAAAAAGCTCACCCGCGATCAGACTAATTCAGTGGTTCGGGCCTTTTCGTATTTCTCGCATCTGGCGAATATCGCCGAAGATCAGCACCACAATCGCCGTCGCCGCGCCCATTTGCTGGCGGGTTCCAGCGCCCAACCGGGCAGCGTTGCCCACGCGCTGACCAAACTTGACGATGCCGGCGTTTCTGGCGCTACGGTGCGTAACTTCTTGAAAGATGCGCTTATTTCACCGGTATTGACCGCACATCCGACCGAAGTACAACGTAAAAGTATTCTGGATGCGGAACGTGAAATTGCGCGCCTGCTGGCCGAGCGCGATCAACCGCATACGCCGAAAGAGCTGCGCGATAACAGCGAACTGTTACGAGGTCGGATTGCGACGTTATGGCAAACCCGGATGCTGCGTTACTCCAAATTGACCGTAGCGGACGAAATCGAAAACGCGCTGTCCTATCATAGGATTACTTTTCTGCGCGAATTGCCAGCGCTGTATGACGAAATCGAAGCTGAAATCGCGACACAGTTCCCAACCCGCGCACGGCAGACCGGGGCGATTGCACCTTTATCGCCTTTCGTTCAGATGGGTAGCTGGATCGGTGGCGACCGCGACGGCAATCCGAATGTGAACGCTGGCACGATGCAACATGCGTTGCAACGGCAATCGACGACTATTCTTGATTTTTATCTTGAGGAAGTCCATGCACTCGGCGCGGAATTATCCGTTTCCACCCTGATGGTAAGCGTTAATGCCGAGCTGGAAGCGCTGGCGAAGTCTTCGCCGGACACCTCAGAACATCGCTCGGACGAGCCGTATCGCCGTGCTCTGATCGGCATTTATGCCCGCCTTGCCGCGACCGCCCGCGATCTGGGCGCAACCAACATCCTGCGCCATGAAGTCGGTCCCGCTGCGCACTACGCCACGGTAGCTGAATTTACGCAAGAGCTGCAAATCATCGAAGATTCGTTGATCGCCAACCATGGCGCGGCATTGGTTAAGCCCCGCTTATCCACGTTGAAGCGCGCCAGTCAGATTTTTGGCTTCCATTTGGCCTCGCTCGATATGCGTCAAAGCTCGGACGTGCATGAGCGCGTGCTGACTGAATTGTTGGCGAATGCCGATGTCGAGCCCAACTACAAACAACTAGGCGAAGAACAAAAAATCGCCCTGCTATTAGCCGAATTGCACAACCCGCGTCCGCTGTACTCGCCTTATAGCAGCTATTCGGATGAGACCAATTCTGAACTCGGCGTTCTGCGCATGGCACGCGAAATTCGCCAACGCTACGGCGCACGGGCGATTCGCAACTATATTATTTCGCACACCGAAACCGTCTCCGATCTGCTAGAAGTCATGCTGTTGCAGCAGGAAACCGGCTTATTGCATCAACTTGACCCAGCGCACACTAGCGCTAAAGCCGTCACCAATAGCGAACTTGAGTTGATGGTCATTCCGCTGTTTGAAACCATCCCCGACCTGCGCGCAGCCGCAGCGATCATGCAGCAATGGATGGCATTGCCGCCAGTTGCGCGACTGATTGTGGAGCAAGGCCGCCTGCAAGAAGTCATGCTGGGATATTCCGACTCAAATAAAGATGGCGGTTTCCTGACCTCAAACTGGGAGCTTTATAAAGCTGAGATCGAACTGGTCCGCGTATTTAATACCGCTGGTGTGAAACTGCGCTTGTTCCATGGCCGGGGCGGCACAGTTGGTCGCGGCGGCGGCCCAAGCTATCAAGCCATTCTGGCGCAGCCACCGGGCACAGTAAACGGTCAGATTCGACTGACCGAACAG carries:
- a CDS encoding ABC transporter substrate-binding protein, which encodes MVHAQAPDVFKVGILTDMSGPYSGMGGPGSVVAAKMAIEDCMKAECKGMKIELLSADHQNKADIGASKAREWIDRDKVDAIADLTNSSVALAVQRLTREKGGIALYSGPATTVLTNAECSPNGFHWMFDTYSQAAGAAAALTKMGQKSWYFVTVDYAFGQSLEKDASDVVKRSGGTVVGSIRHPLNASDLSSFLLQAQSSKAQVIGLANGGQDTVNSIKQARSFGVGTKDQRLAALLVFLSDVHALGLKDAQGLVYTDGFYWDFDNDTRSFAKRFEALSKGNKPTMVHAGVYSSVYHYLKAAAATKSHDTKVVAQKMREIPIHDVVMRNASIRPDGRVIHDMYLYQVKTPAESKGPWDYLKLLSTIPAEQAFKPIDASCSLGKVAQS
- a CDS encoding LysR family transcriptional regulator, encoding MMDWDNLRIFLELTRSQGLVDAAKKLGIDHSTVSRRMRRFEEQVGSQLFERNNQGYSLTAEGHRLIEYAERVESTVYAAAEELSGHNRLLSGQVRLGATEGFGTFVLAPHLAHFCARHPHISVDLLPVPRFVNLSKREADISVSIERPQSGNYVMTKLTDYRLKLYATPAYLEAHTAIRTVEDLASHPFIGYIDDLLFTEELRYKENVAPSAFRAFRSTSVIAQYTAACQGQGLAILPCFLAQQSADLVPVLDGQCNIQRSFWLISAAETRNVARVAALWRYLRDVIEPNRAFLMGESRDMVWLP
- a CDS encoding peptide chain release factor 3 gives rise to the protein MQEPISEQPIPAVIDQPDEQLNDSVETIANNVSLEQIASEVSRRRTFGIISHPDAGKTTLTEKLLLFSGAIQLAGTVKGRKSGRHATSDWMEIEKQRGISVASSVMQFEYRDHVVNLLDTPGHQDFSEDTYRVLTAVDSALMVIDAAKGVETQTIKLLNVCRMRNTPIITLMNKMDRETRDPLELLDELETVLKIQCAPVTWPIGMGKSFRGVYHLLRDEILLFAPGSEKADQTFEVIKGIDNPRLDEMFPREIEQLRMEVELVHGASHPFDKEAFLAGVQTPVFFGSAINNFGIREILNALIDWAQPPGARDATIRTVAPTEKPFSGFVFKIQANMDPAHRDRIAFLRVCSGHFERGMKIKHLRLNREIKVSNVVTFMASSREQVEEAYAGDIIGLPNHGNMQIGDSFSEGELLQFTGIPYFAPDFFRSVRIRNPLKIKQLHKGLQQLGEEGAIQVFKPVSSSDLVLGGVGVLQFEVVASRLMNEYGVDAVFEGTSISSARWISCDDKKMLADFERSSAGNYLAHDAAGNLAYLASSGVNLRLAQERWPLVTFHETREHAVKLS
- a CDS encoding dicarboxylate/amino acid:cation symporter → MAKKPLYKSLYAQVITAIIIGVLLGHFYPETGAAMKPLGDGFIKLIKMIIAPVIFCTVVIGIAGMEDMKKVGKTGGLALLYFEVMSTVALIIGLIMINIFQPGAGMHIDVTALDTKSLAAYTAPGKMESTTDFLFHIIPNSFVDAFAQGNILQVLLISILFGFALHRFGGRGTLVFDFIEKFSHVLFGIVGLIMKVAPIGAFGAMAFTIGKYGIGSLLSLGKLMGLFYATCLLFVFVVLGIVTRLHGFSIFKFVKYIREELLIVLGTSSSESVLPRLMAKMENLGAKQSVVGLVIPTGYSFNLDGTSIYLTMAAIFIAQATDTPLTIWHQVTLLLVLLLTSKGAAGVTGSGFIVLAATLSAVGHVPVAGLALILGIDRFMSEARALTNTVGNGVATIVVAKWSGDLDEARLHAQLDGKVDPEQELDLQDAKLAAVDGHAKYKG